The Canis lupus dingo isolate Sandy chromosome 11, ASM325472v2, whole genome shotgun sequence genome includes a region encoding these proteins:
- the LOC112659664 gene encoding T-cell-specific guanine nucleotide triphosphate-binding protein 2-like codes for MGQSSSTPSHKTGGDLASSFGKFFKDFKLESKILSQEAITSIEKSLKEGNLQKAVSDINKALKDIDNAPLSIAVTGESGTGKSSFINALRGVGHDEEGAAPIGAVETTFDRTEYKHRKFPNVTLWDLPGVGTTTFHPQEYLEKMKFREYDFFIIISSTRFTINDAQLATAIRKMKKNFYFVRSKVDSDLYNLKRTKPSDFNKDEILLKIRNDCITQLQNVKVCDPQVFLVSNLDLSSYDFQSLETTLLKELPAHKRHIFMQYLPNITESAIDRKRDSLRQKVWLEAVKAGASATIPFMGLINDNEVEKLEETLHLYRSYFGLDDASLETIAKDLNVSVEKLKANLTSPHLLSVEKEDESLGEKLLRYVEKFCSVSGGLIATGVYFRKIFYLQNYFLEAVVSDAKVLLNKEEIFKETVGSGQAYLLQDVGIENRKSDATSS; via the coding sequence ATGGGTCAGTCCTCTTCCACACCCTCTCATAAAACAGGTGGTGATTTGGCCTCCAGTTTTGGCAAgttttttaaggactttaaacTGGAAAGCAAAATCCTTTCTCAGGAGGCCATCACTTCGATTGAAAAATCCTTGAAGGAGGGGAACCTTCAGAAAGCAGTGTCTGATATTAATAAGGCACTGAAAGACATTGACAATGCCCCTCTGAGCATTGCTGTGACTGGGGAGTCTGGGACAGGGAAGTCCAGTTTCATCAATGCCCTGCGGGGAGTAGGGCATGATGAAGAAGGGGCTGCCCCCATTGGGGCAGTGGAGACAACTTTTGACAGAACCGAATACAAACACAGAAAGTTTCCCAATGTGACATTATGGGACCTGCCAGGTGTAGGGACCACTACATTTCACCCACAAGAGtatttggagaaaatgaaatttcgTGAGTATGATTTCTTTATTATCATCTCTTCCACACGCTTCACAATCAATGATGCACAACTGGCTACAgcaattagaaaaatgaagaagaatttcTACTTTGTCCGATCTAAAGTGGACAGTGATTTATATAATCTAAAAAGAACTAAACCCAGTGATTTCAATAAGGATGAAATCCTGCTAAAGATCCGTAATGACTGTATAACTCAGTTGCAGAATGTCAAAGTGTGTGACCCTCAGGTCTTCTTAGTCTCCAACCTTGATTTGTCTAGCTATGATTTCCAAAGCCTAGAGACCACCCTTCTGAAGGAGCTCCCAGCCCACAAACGCCACATCTTCATGCAATATCTACCGAATATTACTGAGTCTGCCATTGACCGGAAGAGGGATTCCCTGAGACAAAAGGTCTGGCTAGAGGCTGTAAAGGCTGGAGCATCGGCCACTATCCCTTTCATGGGCTTGATCAATGATAACGAGGTGGAGAAGCTGGAGGAGACTTTACACCTCTACAGGTCTTACTTTGGGTTGGATGATGCATCCCTGGAAACCATAGCCAAGGACTTGAATGTGTCAGTGGAGAAACTCAAGGCAAACCTTACGTCTCCCCATTTGCTATCAGTTGAGAAGGAGGATGAGTCGTTAGGGGAAAAACTACTGAGATATGTGGAAAAATTCTGTTCTGTTAGTGGAGGACTAATTGCCACTGGTGTTTACTTTAGGAAGATTTTCTACTTGCAAAATTATTTCCTTGAGGCTGTGGTGAGTGATGCAAAAGTTCTCCTTAACAAAGAAGAGATTTTTAAGGAAACTGTAGGGTCTGGGCAAGCTTATCTGCTTCAGGATGTTGGGattgaaaataggaaaagtgATGCAACCAGTTCCTGA